Proteins co-encoded in one Amaranthus tricolor cultivar Red isolate AtriRed21 chromosome 7, ASM2621246v1, whole genome shotgun sequence genomic window:
- the LOC130818127 gene encoding probable steroid-binding protein 3, whose protein sequence is MEFTLQQLKNYDGSDPSKPIYVAIKGRVFDVSTGKNFYGPGGAYAIFAGKDASRALAKMSKNEEDVVSSIDGLSEKELEVLADWEKKFEAKYPVVGRVV, encoded by the coding sequence ATGGAGTTCACCCTACAACAGCTCAAAAACTACGATGGCTCTGACCCATCAAAGCCCATTTACGTAGCAATCAAGGGCCGGGTTTTTGATGTCTCAACTGGTAAGAATTTTTATGGGCCTGGTGGTGCATATGCCATCTTTGCAGGTAAAGATGCTAGTAGAGCTCTTGCTAAAATGAGCAAGAATGAAGAAGATGTTGTTTCTTCCATTGATGGGCTTTCTGAAAAAGAGCTTGAGGTTCTTGCTGATTGGGAGAAGAAATTTGAAGCTAAGTACCCTGTTGTTGGCCGTGTTGTTTGA
- the LOC130818462 gene encoding uncharacterized protein LOC130818462 — MCEVYASDTNGGGIVAIWDTTTLMVTKKLCGDRWILLEGYIINANFECTIGVIYGPNDRAGRLHVFTEIKSAIISIKKPSLLLGDFNVILHSWERKGTFTCVRSTNEFSDWIRDLGLIDIPLHGLRFTWRRNESKSKLDRGLCCNGWLTKFPKLKLLGLKRSCSDHNLLLLNLEDRYNWGPKPFRTFHAWFLNPNFKKFIHNEWQNLLSVPLNEKLKILKGPMKKWSREHFDHLDNKISNLEKAIHVLEKLSDDRMLNDMEQARLNAAQSLLQSYIQGVSNLKDAIKNFFAQRFTQEPLPDFDFDLTDYPKILPEQAVALEAFPSREEVKNAVWACGVDKAPGFDGYNFRFIREMWEVIKEDYS; from the exons ATGTGTGAAGTTTATGCATCAGACACAAATGGGGGTGGTATTGTGGCTATATGGGACACTACAACCCTTATGGTCACGAAGAAACTATGTGGTGACAGATGGATCCTGCTAGAAGGATACATCATCAATGCAAACTTTGAGTGTACTATCGGTGTCATATATGGGCCAAACGACAGAGCTGGAAGACTCCATGTTTTTACAGAAATCAAAAGTGCTATCATCAGTATCAAGAAGCCATCCCTCCTATTGGGAGACTTCAATGTGATTCTACATTCCTGGGAAAGAAAGGGAACCTTTACATGCGTCCGAAGTACTAATGAATTCTCTGACTGGATTCGTGATCTAGGGCTTATAGATATTCCCCTTCATGGTCTACGATTCACTTGGAGGAGAAATGAATCCAAGAGCAAGTTAGATAGGGGTCTATGCTGCAATGGTTGGCTGACAaagtttccaaaattaaaattgcTGGGCCTTAAAAGATCCTGCTCGGACCACAACCTCCTTCTGCTGAATTTGGAAGACAGATATAACTGGGGCCCAAAACCATTTAGAACCTTTCATGCATGGTTCTTGAACCCGAATTTCAAGAAGTTCATCCATAATGAATGGCAAAACCTCCTGTCGGTACCCCTGAACGAGAAACTGAAGATCCTAAAGGGCCCAATGAAAAAGTGGAGCAGAGAACATTTTGATCATTTGGACAACAAAATAAGCAATCTGGAAAAGGCCATTCATGTTCTGGAAAAGCTTAGTGATGACCGTATGCTGAATGATATGGAGCAAGCCAGGCTTAATGCAGCTCAATCTCTTCTCCAATC ATACATTCAGGGTGTATCAAACCTTAAAGATGCAATCAAAAATTTCTTCGCTCAGAGATTCACACAGGAACCACTACCAGATTTCGACTTCGACTTGACAGATTACCCAAAGATCTTACCAGAACAAGCAGTCGCCCTAGAAGCTTTCCCGTCCAGAGAAGAAGTAAAGAACGCTGTATGGGCTTGTGGAGTTGATAAAGCCCCGGGATTTGACGGATACAACTTCAGATTCATAAGAGAAATGTGGGAAGTTATCAAGGAggattattcttaa